In a genomic window of Longimicrobiales bacterium:
- a CDS encoding PilZ domain-containing protein → MGQEKAAAFSPPRRFIRHTAGVPIEVRTVRGREARRQPTINISEGGLSFVSEEDIPVGTTIEIRIAEVDPPFEAKARVVWVKGEDDGYCIGVQFLDAADAFRSRMVEQVCAIEQYRREVEEQEGRVMTQAEAAQEWITKFAGRFPTS, encoded by the coding sequence TTGGGTCAGGAAAAAGCTGCAGCGTTCAGTCCTCCGCGCCGCTTCATTCGCCACACCGCCGGCGTGCCGATCGAGGTCCGCACCGTCCGCGGCCGCGAGGCACGCCGTCAGCCCACCATCAACATCAGTGAAGGCGGGCTCTCGTTCGTCTCCGAGGAGGACATTCCCGTCGGCACCACCATCGAGATCCGCATCGCCGAGGTGGATCCGCCGTTCGAGGCCAAAGCCCGCGTGGTCTGGGTGAAAGGCGAAGACGATGGCTACTGCATCGGTGTGCAGTTCCTCGATGCCGCGGATGCGTTCCGCTCCAGGATGGTCGAGCAGGTGTGTGCGATCGAGCAGTATCGACGTGAAGTCGAGGAGCAGGAGGGACGGGTCATGACGCAGGCGGAGGCCGCCCAGGAGTGGATCACGAAGTTTGCGGGGCGGTTCCCCACGTCCTGA
- a CDS encoding ankyrin repeat domain-containing protein: MSTTTEALEPELERSAPPEAPLRLDYATARTLLIVRIAAAVLALPFAAALALRSTGAFAVTALVLAAAAGWLFVSGQRRLARRPTSVTVSPEGLALSGRPAIPWAEIATVEHSLWRGQVHFGTRAQPRAASVDADLAGYMELVATAVRYLEASRRSEEPPRETARAHALFRRSPLQPRVALATALTGLVLGLVSGPIYFALVALALPWLVWQWLLVPSAVAVDDTAVWIIRPLGRDAIPLRAIAGVQIAATGRLRGIAVIIDHTVRGPVAIGGLGADALPLFDALVAARMRARLASRWGLEKKRSGSAIRSAHSRRQELRTAGVAALAFIAVAWITVLTGIPLRTAARDGHDGIARVALLLRSPVDRRGADGLGALHLAAAGNHAAIVQALIDRGADVDLRSDDGATPLYSAAAHGQADAARVLIAGGADVNARSTDGRTPLAHAGLADASGDSTVTGMLIAAGANAALADAAGRTPLHYAAERGHALVIRASGRAPGAVEVVDTAGRRALHVAVRALRQDAVAALIDAGADVDARDAEGRTALAAAAAAGAPAALVNLLLEAGASASIADDEGWNAVQLAVRENNIELLELFARSRAPLNATDGRVAPALWLATERGNTPAARALLRGGASPYVRWSGRRAIDVARSNRNATLLALMQMR; the protein is encoded by the coding sequence ATGAGTACGACGACTGAAGCTCTGGAGCCGGAGCTCGAGCGGTCTGCGCCGCCCGAGGCACCCCTGCGCCTCGACTATGCGACGGCGCGCACCCTGCTCATCGTACGCATCGCCGCCGCGGTGCTGGCGCTGCCATTCGCGGCGGCGCTCGCCCTGCGGAGTACGGGCGCGTTCGCCGTGACCGCCCTGGTGCTCGCGGCTGCCGCCGGCTGGCTGTTTGTGTCCGGGCAGCGGAGGCTGGCCCGGCGCCCGACGTCCGTCACGGTCTCGCCGGAGGGGCTGGCCCTGAGCGGACGCCCCGCGATCCCCTGGGCGGAGATCGCGACGGTGGAGCACAGCCTGTGGCGCGGCCAGGTCCACTTCGGCACACGAGCGCAGCCGCGGGCCGCATCCGTCGATGCTGACCTCGCCGGCTACATGGAGCTGGTCGCGACCGCGGTCCGCTACCTCGAGGCGTCGCGCAGGAGCGAGGAGCCGCCCCGCGAGACCGCCCGCGCACACGCCCTGTTCCGCCGCTCCCCCCTTCAGCCCCGCGTTGCGCTGGCCACCGCACTCACCGGTCTCGTGCTCGGCCTCGTGTCGGGACCGATATACTTCGCGCTCGTGGCGCTCGCGCTGCCGTGGCTCGTCTGGCAGTGGCTCCTGGTGCCGTCGGCCGTGGCCGTGGATGACACGGCCGTCTGGATCATCCGGCCGCTCGGCCGCGACGCCATTCCGCTCCGCGCGATCGCCGGCGTCCAGATCGCCGCGACCGGCAGGCTGCGCGGCATAGCGGTCATCATCGATCACACCGTCCGCGGCCCCGTCGCCATAGGCGGACTCGGCGCGGATGCCCTGCCGCTGTTCGATGCTCTCGTGGCCGCGCGCATGCGCGCCCGCCTGGCGTCGCGCTGGGGCCTGGAAAAGAAGCGCAGCGGGTCAGCGATCCGCAGTGCCCATTCGCGCCGGCAGGAGCTGCGGACGGCGGGTGTGGCAGCGCTCGCGTTCATCGCCGTCGCGTGGATCACGGTGCTCACAGGCATCCCGCTGCGCACCGCGGCACGCGATGGGCACGATGGCATAGCCCGCGTCGCACTCCTGCTGCGCTCGCCCGTGGACCGGCGCGGCGCGGACGGCCTGGGCGCGCTGCATCTCGCGGCTGCCGGCAACCACGCCGCGATCGTACAGGCCCTGATCGACCGGGGCGCCGATGTGGATCTGCGTTCGGACGACGGCGCCACCCCTCTGTACTCCGCAGCCGCACATGGCCAGGCCGATGCGGCGCGCGTGCTCATCGCCGGCGGCGCCGATGTGAATGCCCGGAGCACCGATGGGCGCACGCCGCTCGCGCATGCGGGTCTGGCCGACGCCAGCGGCGACAGCACGGTCACTGGCATGTTGATCGCTGCCGGCGCGAATGCTGCACTGGCCGACGCCGCCGGCCGCACACCGCTGCACTACGCGGCCGAGCGCGGTCACGCCCTTGTCATACGCGCCTCCGGGCGTGCACCGGGTGCGGTCGAGGTCGTGGACACGGCGGGGCGGCGGGCCCTGCACGTGGCGGTGCGCGCGCTCCGCCAGGACGCAGTCGCGGCGCTGATCGATGCCGGTGCCGACGTGGATGCACGCGACGCCGAGGGCCGCACCGCGCTGGCCGCGGCCGCGGCCGCGGGAGCACCGGCCGCGCTCGTCAACCTGCTGCTCGAGGCGGGCGCCAGCGCCAGCATTGCCGACGATGAGGGATGGAATGCAGTTCAGCTTGCCGTGCGCGAGAACAACATCGAGCTGCTGGAGCTGTTCGCTCGCAGCCGCGCTCCGCTGAATGCGACGGACGGCCGCGTCGCGCCGGCACTGTGGCTCGCCACGGAGCGCGGTAACACGCCGGCAGCGCGCGCGCTGCTGCGCGGCGGCGCCAGCCCCTACGTGCGGTGGAGCGGACGGCGCGCGATCGACGTCGCACGATCCAACCGCAACGCGACTCTGCTCGCGCTCATGCAGATGAGGTGA
- a CDS encoding DUF2277 domain-containing protein, which yields MCRNIKPLFNFDPPVTDDDVRAAALQYVRKVSGYTKPSQANETAFNEAVDNIARATAELLESLTTNAPPRDREVLIQRARERYRA from the coding sequence ATGTGCAGGAACATCAAACCGCTGTTCAACTTCGACCCGCCGGTCACGGATGACGACGTGCGGGCCGCCGCGCTCCAGTACGTGCGCAAGGTGAGCGGCTACACGAAGCCGTCGCAGGCGAACGAGACCGCGTTCAACGAGGCGGTGGACAACATCGCGCGCGCGACCGCTGAGCTGCTCGAGTCGCTCACGACGAATGCGCCGCCGCGCGACCGCGAGGTCCTGATCCAGCGCGCCCGGGAGCGGTACCGGGCGTAG